GTCAGGAGCTGCCTTGAGAGCTCCAGCAACTTCGTGTTCGGAATGAGAACTTGTGTCCTGGCCATCAAAATCGCCTTCAGGTTGAAACACCACGTTTTCGTAAGATGTATGCATGACGTCTTGTATCTCAAGTGGCTCTTGCAGTGGATTCCCCTTTTCCATCCCCAGTTCATCCAGCTGTTCAACCTGAATTTCTTCCATGACTACGTTATCTAATTCGTTATTAAATTCATTGTCAATTTCTTGAAGATGTTCAGTAGTGTCCACATCTACTTTCACGTTCCCCAAAACTATTCTACCGTCTTTGACCggctctttaattgaaaagtaatagtatttaaattataaagtggatacattttttatttaaaataaaacagaactaatattgtaaaattttgcaaCAATGCACGGTGTTCAGCCATTCCTAGGAATAAAATTCAatgtcttttccaggttttccaggtctaTCTTTTTGTACATCAAATAAACAACCGTTTGTTATACATATAAAagatataaagttaaattttttcaatgaccACAACTTTCTAAACAAAGCAGAATCACAAATAaagaaattcttaactttttgcGAACATAGGTCGTCTTTTTATAATCTTtggggatattttaaaatttttgtgaaaccattttaaattgtttaaaacatttgaactgttctgaaatctttgaatattttgaaattatttaaatcttttttatttatttaaaatcgttggaatatttgaaacttttgtgaaatatttcgaaattttcttataaatgtgTAGTCGTATAAAATCtcgaaaatatttctattttggcGTACTgtactctttttgaaatcttataatttctttaaatattttgaaacactctacaatcttagaaatattattttatgtacccttttaaaaatctttaaaatcattaaagacTTCTGtaagtttcaaaatctttgtgaaatgattgaagtttttgtaaaatattaaaaaattgttgtatctatttgaaataattaaattatttaaaattgtggtaaaatctttgaaatttttcgaattttggtacattttttaaaatccttgaaatctttttaaatctttccgaaatgtttctttaatctttgtttttgaaatcttttgtgtttatttaaattcattaaagtatttgaagtcattgtgaaatatttttaaatcttttaacgtcttttgaattcatttaaaatctttgaaatgttttaaaatgtttgacatCTGGTGTACTGCAtccttcttaaaatatttaaaatctttcaatgttttgaaactttaaaaatctttgtgaaatattcgaaatctttgtgaatctttgaGATCTTGTAAAAACGCCTTTTTCAAATACTTGAATCccttttaagtctttgaaatccgttaactcatttagaaatgttcaaaatcctcttaaatatatcaaattcgTTAGAATTATTTTGTAACATTGTAAAATCGGGTGCATACTCAAAAATCGAGTAGTCAACCGctcaaaaactgttttaaaaacaaaaaatttaaattcaaggttatgaagagatatttaaagagatttccaggttttcaaggtccaaaaaaaattccaggagaattccaggttttcaagaaagaaatttacTCACTCTCATGTTGCCGTTTTATTTGGGCAACTTTTTTGGAAATCAAAAGATTCGTTTTGTCCGCCTCCATTTCAGCTTCATGTGGATCTATTCCTAGTACCTTGataaggaaatatttataaatatctgaaaaataaaattaatcaatattgaaatattttttcaaacatgcaTCACACAACATCAAGTATGCTTAAGATATTTGCCTTTAATAGCTCGAACCTTCTTCGGTTCCAAATGCTTCACCGGGGCCTGTTTGCCTTTATTTCTGTTACTTGGACGTCCAGTAACAGTGCTCTTTGCCAAATCGTAGCCGAACAAAGCTACCAACATTTTCCGTACGAATGTATTTTTAGTTTTCATGTTTACCTCATAACATGCTAGGGAGTATACATCATTTGTTATCCAAACTCCACGGCCGAGATGTATCTGAAGCGAAACAGGTATACATCTTTAGAAATATTGTTATGGGTTACAGAATTGTGACAGtcgcttattatttttattaattctaaataattgtaaatagttgtaaactCTAAAGATCAATCCTAAAACTTATGGAAAAAGCCTTTCGAGGAAGAAAGCTCGATTATCGTGATGAGACTTAAATTAAATGAGATTTAAATTAAaggcattaaatttgacaatagaaTATTAAATTAGCTCTAAATTCCCTATAAGTTTTTAGtccatttttaacttgaaatattctataatttatttacttacatatttcaattaaaaagagttcAGATTCTAATACtgggttttaaatgttttatatattttttaagtaatctcATTTTATattagataacaatttttttctccaatttttacaTTGCCAAggtgttttaaaatgtttcagttctaagctttctttgattttttactgGACTATATTTTTTAGCACCTTATTATACagatgtattaaatttttttcatatatcaaATAAGGAGACAGTAAGgggaaaataattacatttgttaCCAAGATagaggaataaattatttttaatataataaatgtgAATACTATCCGGTACTAGGTACATTAAGTCAAATTTGAAATgctcaaaatttctataattcaaatgatgattttttatctaaatagacgaattctaaagaaaaatatatgtgttttcaatcaaatagtttaaatatataagtaataaacatcaatctaaaaaaatggaagagtttaatttttagtaaatagtttaatttgaacaaaacaaaattttaacaaaagactttaatttttaactgaaatgatcaatattaaagccaaaaaaaataattattttaatttcaaccaagtagttgaattttcaatcaagaaagatttttgattttcagaaaaaatgtttcatttaaattgttgcatttgcaagccagaaagatgaattatttcataaaacagttacatttttaacaaaaaaagagggaggtaattttcaagaaagtaattcaattttctacaaaacaagttgaattttcaacttaaaaacacaaattttcaaccaaaaatgatgattttttaacaaaattttaaaccaattacttacatttttgatagaacaattaaattttcaacaaaaaaatcaaatttgaaaccaaatgataaaattttgaacgaaaaataacGATTCTCAGCGATACATAAAATAATAGactttatatatttataaccttcaAAACATTAAgttagaaaattggaaattttgcccagaaaattaattttaagttaaaaagttaattttcaactgaacactttttgatttttgacagaaaattaagtGCAGGCTAATCAAACTATGTTGGCCAAAGCAATAATTTAGGCCTTTAATATCGCATATTCCAATAGAAAATGGtaaaataggagaaaaaaggGGAATCACAGGGTAAAGATTGTGACCTTTGGAATCGACGAAAAGCCTCTTCCATATATTTTGTGCAAAGTCATTTGTGGTCATGAAAAAACAAGACCTCAAGAATCTGCGAAAATAAATTATCACTTTCCAGGTTTTTCGATTCAGAA
This Belonocnema kinseyi isolate 2016_QV_RU_SX_M_011 chromosome 3, B_treatae_v1, whole genome shotgun sequence DNA region includes the following protein-coding sequences:
- the LOC117168876 gene encoding uncharacterized protein LOC117168876 isoform X2; this translates as MKTKNTFVRKMLVALFGYDLAKSTVTGRPSNRNKGKQAPVKHLEPKKVRAIKDIYKYFLIKVLGIDPHEAEMEADKTNLLISKKVAQIKRQHEKPVKDGRIVLGNVKVDVDTTEHLQEIDNEFNNELDNVVMEEIQVEQLDELGMEKGNPLQEPLEIQDVMHTSYENVVFQPEGDFDGQDTSSHSEHEVAGALKAAPDTLNAPGPSEATHIFPPTLGNVQDTSKDYNTILKDVMNGSMASDNYIDTDSELD